Genomic DNA from Roseburia intestinalis L1-82:
TCGGCAGAAGCATCGGCTCACTCACACTGCAGTCTTCTCTCGCATACGGGCATCTCGGATGAAACCTGCATCCCTTCGGCGGATGTACTGCAGAGGCAACCTCACCTGTCAAAACGGCTGACTTTTCTTCCCGCCGTCCCGGATCTGCAACCGGTGCTGCCTGTGTCAGTGCTTTTGTATACGGATGTACCGGATGCATAAATACCTCTCCGGCATCTGCAATCTCAACGATCTTTCCCAGATACATGACTGCGATCCGGTCACTGACATAACGGACTGCACCAAGCCCATGACCGACGAACAGACTCGTCAGTCCCAGTTCGTTCTGCAGGTCGCGGATCAGGTTTAATATCTGTGCCTGGATCGACACATCAAGCGCACTGACCGGTTCGTCACACACGATAAACTCCGGCTTTAAGGACAACGCTTTTGCAATTCCGATACGCTGTCTCTGACCACCTGAAAATTCATGCGGGTATTTTAGAAGTGCACTTTGAGGCAGACCAACCATATCCAGAAGCTGTTTTAAGTCTGTATCGATCGTTTTCTTATCGGATACACCATGATATAGCATCGGCTGTGCTAAAATATCATAAATATGTTTTCGTGGATTGAGTGAAGAATAGGAATCCTGAAAGATCATCTGAAGATTGGTTCCCGCCTGTTTTCGTGCCTTTTTTTCACCGCGTGTGAGAGATTTTCCACCTATTTTTTCCCCATGATAATAAATCGCACCGTCAGTCGGCGAGAGCAGTCCCACCAAAAGCTGGCCGATCGTGGACTTTCCACAGCCTGATTCTCCAACCAGTCCAAGGGTCTCGCCCTTTTTTATTGAAAAATCAATGCCGTCCACGGCCTGTATCTGACTGACGGTATGGGTAATGATACCGCCCTTGATATCATAATATTTTTTTAAATTCTCTACTCTGATCAGTTCTTTATCCATTCCTGTTTTAACTCCTGTCAGCCTTATGGCAGCGCACGAAATGATCCTTTTCTATCTCCCTCATCTCCTGCTTCTTTTCACAGCCTTCCCCGGCAAATGCACAGCGGTCCGCAAACCTGCATCCCGGAATCTGGTCATAATTTTCCGGTACGATTCCCGGAATCGATGCAAGCGTCCTTCCGCTCTCATCGTAAATGCCCGGAACCGTATCAAGCAGTGCTTTCGTATACGGATGTGCCGGATGATAAAAAAGATCCTTCACAGATGCCATCTCGATGATCTGTCCCGCATACATGACAAACACACGGTCCGCCATCTGCGCCACAAGTCCGATATCGTGTGTGATCAGGATCACAGACATCCCAATCTCTTTTTGCAGATCCCGTATCAGTTCCATGATCTGCGCCTGGATCGTCACGTCAAGTGCCGTCGTCGGCTCATCTGCGATCAAAAGTTTTGGATTACAGCAAAGTGCCATCGCGATCATCACTCGCTGACGCATTCCGCCGGAAAGCATATGCGGATATTTTTTCATTGCAGCACGCGCATCCGGCATACCGACTTTCTCTAAGATCGTGACCGCACGCTCTCCTGCTTCTTTTTTTGGCAGATGCATATGAATCCGGATGCTCTCCGTGATCTGGCTTCCGATCGTAAACACCGGGTTTAACGATGTTAAAGGATCCTGAAAAATCATCGTCATCTGATTTCCGCGGATCGTATCTAACTGTTTTTCATCCATATCCAGCAGATTTTTGTTTGCAAAGAGGACAGAGCCGTCAACGACAGCTCCGCCCCTTCCTAATAATCCCATAATAGACAGTGATGTCACACTCTTGCCACAGCCGGACTCACCAACGATACAAACCGTCTCTCCTTCTGCGACATCAAAACTGACATGATCCACACTGATTTTTTTCCCAAAATCCCCGGTAAACTCTGTGGTCAGATCATTTACCTGTAATAATTTTGACATTGATTTTCCCGTTCCTTATTTCGTAATTTCCCACTGTTCCACATTGTTAAAGAAACCGTACACACTTGGTGTGGCATTTGAAAGACGTTTGTTGACAGCAGCCTGTGCGCTGACAATATAAGCAGAGAACATCGGAACATCTTCCTGTACCTTCTGATCCACAACGGAGTAAAGCCCTTTGATCTCATCCATATCACTTGTTGTCTGTGTCTTTGCAAGTGCTTCATTGACGCTGTCATCCCCGTATCCGGTCCAGCTGTCCTCGCCGCCTAACAGCCATGCCACATCCGGATATGGATCAACCGGTGCATAGGTGTACTGTACTGCTAAAATATCATAGTCATTGGTGCCTGCGACGGACATCAGTGTTGCAAAATCTACAGTCTGCACTTCCACTTTAATGCCGACTGCAGCCCACTGTGCCACAAATACATTCGCAGCATTTACAAATGCACTGTCACCAGAGTTCACATAAAAGCGTAAGGTCTGTGATCCGTCCCATCCGGCTTCCGCTAACAGTTCTTTTGCTTTCTCTACATCCTGCTCTACCGGAACGATACTGTCATCATAGAAAGGACTTGCAGAAGACAGAAATCCATCTGCAACTTCCCCTTTTCCTTTT
This window encodes:
- a CDS encoding ABC transporter ATP-binding protein, which codes for MDKELIRVENLKKYYDIKGGIITHTVSQIQAVDGIDFSIKKGETLGLVGESGCGKSTIGQLLVGLLSPTDGAIYYHGEKIGGKSLTRGEKKARKQAGTNLQMIFQDSYSSLNPRKHIYDILAQPMLYHGVSDKKTIDTDLKQLLDMVGLPQSALLKYPHEFSGGQRQRIGIAKALSLKPEFIVCDEPVSALDVSIQAQILNLIRDLQNELGLTSLFVGHGLGAVRYVSDRIAVMYLGKIVEIADAGEVFMHPVHPYTKALTQAAPVADPGRREEKSAVLTGEVASAVHPPKGCRFHPRCPYAREDCSVSEPMLLPMAEKPDHLVACPYYEGTETA
- a CDS encoding ABC transporter ATP-binding protein, whose product is MSKLLQVNDLTTEFTGDFGKKISVDHVSFDVAEGETVCIVGESGCGKSVTSLSIMGLLGRGGAVVDGSVLFANKNLLDMDEKQLDTIRGNQMTMIFQDPLTSLNPVFTIGSQITESIRIHMHLPKKEAGERAVTILEKVGMPDARAAMKKYPHMLSGGMRQRVMIAMALCCNPKLLIADEPTTALDVTIQAQIMELIRDLQKEIGMSVILITHDIGLVAQMADRVFVMYAGQIIEMASVKDLFYHPAHPYTKALLDTVPGIYDESGRTLASIPGIVPENYDQIPGCRFADRCAFAGEGCEKKQEMREIEKDHFVRCHKADRS